In Paenibacillus guangzhouensis, a single window of DNA contains:
- a CDS encoding aspartate carbamoyltransferase catalytic subunit yields MTLTASSIRERSLLGLYDLSKTEIESILDRAAYWEAQPNKLNPVLKDRFVANMFFENSTRTRFSFEMAEKRLGAQVLNFAAAASSMEKGESIYDTVRTLESMGIDAGVIRLKPIGVLPQLAAKLNIPLINAGDGNNEHPTQALLDLYTMRKQFGSLQGLNVSIIGDIQHSRVARSNLWALQKFGANVSFCAPESMQAPELAEHASYVTMEEALQADVVMMLRVQLERHTNRMMKFADDYREQYGLTVERAGRMKQHAIIMHPAPVNRNVEIDDELVECETSRIFPQMANGVPIRMAVMERAFK; encoded by the coding sequence ATGACATTGACAGCATCGAGCATTAGAGAACGCAGTTTGTTGGGATTATATGATTTGAGCAAGACTGAGATTGAATCCATTCTAGACCGGGCTGCCTACTGGGAAGCTCAACCTAACAAATTGAACCCTGTGTTGAAAGATCGCTTTGTAGCAAACATGTTTTTCGAGAATAGCACAAGAACACGGTTTTCGTTCGAAATGGCTGAGAAGCGCCTCGGCGCACAAGTGCTGAACTTCGCGGCAGCGGCGTCGAGCATGGAGAAAGGCGAATCCATCTATGACACCGTACGGACGTTAGAGTCGATGGGGATCGATGCCGGCGTTATCCGCTTGAAGCCGATCGGTGTACTCCCGCAGCTGGCAGCGAAATTGAACATTCCACTCATCAACGCAGGGGATGGCAACAACGAGCATCCGACTCAAGCACTCCTTGACTTGTACACCATGCGTAAGCAATTTGGCAGCTTGCAAGGCTTGAATGTATCGATCATCGGCGACATTCAACACAGCCGTGTTGCGCGTTCGAATCTATGGGCTCTTCAGAAGTTTGGAGCAAATGTCAGCTTCTGCGCACCTGAGAGCATGCAAGCGCCTGAGCTTGCAGAGCACGCGTCTTACGTCACGATGGAAGAAGCGTTGCAAGCAGACGTCGTCATGATGCTTCGCGTACAACTCGAACGTCACACGAATCGCATGATGAAGTTCGCGGATGACTACCGTGAACAATACGGATTGACGGTCGAGCGCGCGGGTCGCATGAAACAGCATGCGATCATTATGCACCCAGCACCGGTTAATCGTAACGTTGAAATTGATGATGAACTTGTAGAATGCGAGACTTCACGGATCTTCCCGCAGATGGCGAACGGTGTACCGATTCGCATGGCGGTTATGGAACGGGCATTTAAATAG
- a CDS encoding dihydroorotase translates to MGLVIKNANVLNAAGELELKTITIEDNRVTGIIDAGSEVELSGEVIDAAGKLVAPGFIDMHVHLREPGFEHKETIATGTRSAAKGGYTTIACMPNTRPVIDTPETIQLVLDKAATEGIVRVLPYAAITKNELGRELTDFAALKEAGAIGFTDDGVGVQNAQMMKDAMTLAASMNIPVIAHCEDESLVVGAAVNEGTFATKHGLKGIPNESEAIHVGRDCLLAEATGVHYHVCHVSTEQSIRLIRQAKQFGVKVTAEVCPHHLLLSEEDIPGLDANWKMNPPLRSPRDVQACIEALEDGTIDMVVTDHAPHSQEEKAKGMQLAPFGIVGFETAFPLLYTKFVATGKWTLDFLVRRMTADPARVFGLETGKLEVGALADITIVDLESEQAVNPETFLSKGRNTPFTDWQLKGWPVATIVDGKLVWSAE, encoded by the coding sequence ATGGGATTGGTAATTAAGAACGCGAACGTATTGAATGCAGCAGGGGAACTAGAACTTAAGACGATTACAATAGAAGATAACCGGGTAACTGGAATCATAGATGCAGGATCCGAAGTTGAATTGAGCGGTGAAGTGATTGATGCGGCGGGCAAGCTCGTTGCTCCAGGATTCATCGACATGCATGTTCACTTAAGAGAACCAGGCTTTGAACATAAAGAGACGATTGCAACAGGAACACGTTCCGCTGCGAAAGGCGGTTACACGACCATCGCTTGTATGCCGAATACACGTCCAGTGATCGATACGCCAGAGACCATCCAATTGGTGTTGGACAAAGCAGCAACAGAAGGCATCGTTCGTGTACTACCTTATGCAGCGATTACGAAAAATGAGTTAGGCCGCGAGTTAACAGACTTCGCAGCGCTCAAAGAAGCGGGTGCGATCGGCTTTACCGATGATGGTGTGGGCGTACAGAACGCACAAATGATGAAAGACGCGATGACATTGGCTGCATCGATGAATATACCGGTTATTGCACACTGCGAAGATGAGTCCCTGGTCGTTGGTGCAGCAGTTAATGAAGGGACGTTTGCGACGAAGCACGGATTGAAAGGCATTCCGAACGAGTCCGAAGCGATCCATGTAGGCCGCGATTGTTTACTAGCCGAAGCGACAGGCGTACATTATCATGTCTGCCACGTTAGCACAGAGCAATCCATCCGCTTGATTCGTCAAGCGAAGCAGTTCGGTGTCAAGGTAACTGCTGAGGTATGCCCGCATCACCTCTTGTTATCGGAAGAAGATATTCCTGGGCTTGATGCGAACTGGAAAATGAACCCGCCGCTTCGTTCACCACGTGATGTACAAGCTTGTATCGAAGCGCTTGAAGATGGAACAATCGACATGGTCGTTACGGATCATGCACCACATAGCCAAGAAGAAAAAGCCAAAGGGATGCAGCTCGCACCATTCGGTATCGTAGGATTCGAGACAGCCTTCCCATTGCTCTATACGAAATTCGTAGCTACAGGCAAATGGACGCTAGATTTCCTAGTCAGACGGATGACGGCGGATCCAGCAAGAGTATTCGGGCTTGAGACTGGTAAGCTAGAAGTTGGAGCACTTGCAGACATCACAATCGTAGATTTAGAGTCCGAGCAAGCCGTAAATCCAGAGACATTCTTATCGAAAGGCCGCAATACACCATTCACAGATTGGCAATTAAAAGGCTGGCCTGTCGCAACAATCGTCGATGGCAAGCTCGTGTGGTCAGCGGAATAA
- a CDS encoding carbamoyl phosphate synthase small subunit, translated as MQARLLLEDGTLFTGKAFGAEGQSTGEVVFNTGITGYQEVISDPSYCGQIVTMTHPLIGNYGITRDDFESIRPYIHGFVVRRHEPVPSNWRAQYTLDSLLKEYGIVGISEIDTRMLTRILRNHGTMKGILTTGNMPVEELKEMLGVSEIMCDQVARTSTKGSFSSPGDGERIVLIDYGAKSGILRELTKRGCDVVVVPHDTTAEEIRRLNPDGIQLSNGPGDPKDVPHAVATLKELLGEYPIFGICLGHQLFALACGADTTRLKFGHRGGNHPVKELASNRCFITSQNHGYTVLEDSIIGTELEVTHINNNDKSIEGLKHKKYPAFTVQYHPEAAPGPYDNSYLFDQFIEMIRDHKAANPKAPRQAEIVAAMKGDL; from the coding sequence ATGCAAGCAAGATTGTTGTTAGAAGACGGCACATTGTTTACTGGAAAAGCATTTGGTGCTGAAGGACAGTCGACAGGTGAGGTCGTATTTAATACAGGGATTACAGGGTACCAAGAAGTTATCTCGGACCCATCCTACTGTGGTCAAATCGTTACCATGACGCATCCATTGATCGGTAACTACGGGATTACGCGTGATGATTTCGAATCCATCCGTCCTTATATCCACGGCTTTGTCGTGCGTCGTCATGAACCAGTACCGAGTAACTGGCGTGCACAATATACATTAGATTCATTATTGAAAGAATACGGCATTGTAGGGATTAGCGAGATCGATACTCGCATGTTAACACGGATCCTTCGTAACCACGGAACGATGAAGGGTATTCTGACAACAGGCAATATGCCTGTGGAAGAGTTGAAGGAAATGCTCGGTGTGTCTGAGATCATGTGTGATCAGGTTGCACGTACATCGACGAAAGGTTCCTTCAGCAGCCCTGGCGACGGCGAGCGCATCGTTCTCATCGACTACGGCGCGAAGAGCGGAATCTTGCGCGAATTAACGAAGCGCGGCTGTGATGTGGTTGTTGTGCCTCACGATACAACAGCGGAAGAGATTCGCAGATTGAATCCAGACGGCATTCAATTGTCGAACGGCCCTGGGGACCCGAAAGATGTACCGCATGCGGTTGCAACGCTGAAAGAATTGCTTGGTGAATATCCGATTTTCGGAATCTGCCTAGGCCATCAATTGTTCGCTCTTGCTTGCGGCGCGGATACGACACGTCTGAAATTTGGTCACCGCGGTGGGAACCATCCGGTTAAAGAATTAGCTTCGAACCGCTGCTTCATTACATCCCAGAACCACGGCTATACGGTGCTCGAAGATTCCATTATCGGCACAGAGCTTGAAGTTACGCACATTAATAACAACGATAAGTCCATTGAAGGACTCAAACATAAGAAATACCCAGCATTTACGGTGCAATACCATCCAGAAGCTGCGCCAGGACCTTACGATAACAGCTACTTATTCGATCAGTTCATCGAGATGATTCGCGATCATAAAGCTGCAAATCCAAAGGCGCCTCGTCAAGCTGAAATCGTCGCTGCCATGAAAGGAGATCTATAA
- the carB gene encoding carbamoyl-phosphate synthase large subunit, whose translation MPKNTELKKILVIGSGPIVIGQAAEFDYAGTQACQALKEEGLEVVLINSNPATIMTDTNMADKVYIEPITLDFVTQIIRQERPDGLLPTLGGQTGLNMAVELAKAGVLERENVKLLGTQLTAIEKAEDRDLFRDLMRELEQPVPESTIVTTVQEAVDFANEIGYPIIVRPAYTLGGTGGGICANEEELLETVASGIRYSPINQCLIEKSIAGMKEVEYEVMRDANDNCIVVCNMENFDPVGVHTGDSIVVAPSQTLSDREYQMLRSASLKIIRALNIEGGCNVQFALDPHSFQYYVIEVNPRVSRSSALASKATGYPIAKMAAKIAVGYTLDEIVNPVTGQTYACFEPTLDYIVTKIPRWPFDKFISANRKLGTQMKATGEVMAIGRTFEESIHKAVRSLEIGVNRIYLKDAESLDEATLNLRLEKPDDERMFLVAEAFRRGYTLQQIQDLTKIDWWFLDKIEGIVKFEALIAQETNLSYETLYEAKRKGFTDRSIAEIRRSANPELSMTQEADVRSFRLSHNLKPVYKMVDTCAAEFEATTPYYYSTYETENEVIETPKEKIVVLGSGPIRIGQGIEFDYSTVHAVWAIQSAGYEAVIINNNPETVSTDFNTSDRLYFEPLFFEDVMNVIEQEKPVGVIVQFGGQTAINLAAPLSKAGVRILGTSLESIDEAEDRKKFEALLSRLNIAQPQGSTVTSVDEAVGTAQGLGYPVLVRPSYVLGGRAMEIVYSDDELLNYMEQAVKINPDHPVLIDRYMLGKEVEVDAICDGETVLIPGIMEHIERAGVHSGDSIAVYPPQHLAPHLKQQVIDITIKIAKELKTIGLVNIQFVIFKDQVYVIEVNPRSSRTVPFLSKVTSIPMANLATKAILGTKLADLGYVDGLWPEDEYVSVKVPVFSFAKLRRVEPTLGPEMKSTGEVMGRDVNYAKALYKGLVGSGMKIPPTGAIIATVADKDKEEATEILRGFYNMGYKIIATGGTATALENAGMIVTNVNKLSEGTPNILDMIRNGQAHFVVNTLTKGKTPERDGFRIRREAVENGVVCMTSLDTVSALLEMLESINFSTRNMPAFHGQ comes from the coding sequence ATGCCTAAAAATACTGAACTGAAGAAGATTCTCGTCATTGGTTCCGGTCCGATCGTGATCGGGCAAGCAGCAGAGTTCGACTATGCTGGTACGCAAGCTTGCCAAGCGCTCAAAGAAGAAGGTCTCGAAGTTGTTCTGATCAACAGCAACCCAGCGACGATCATGACAGATACAAATATGGCGGATAAAGTATACATCGAGCCAATTACACTTGATTTTGTAACGCAAATCATTCGTCAAGAGCGTCCAGACGGCTTGCTGCCAACACTCGGCGGCCAGACAGGTCTGAACATGGCGGTTGAACTTGCCAAAGCAGGCGTACTTGAGCGCGAGAACGTGAAATTGCTCGGCACACAGCTGACTGCGATCGAAAAAGCAGAAGATCGTGACTTGTTCCGCGACTTAATGCGTGAACTAGAGCAGCCCGTACCGGAAAGTACGATCGTTACAACCGTACAAGAAGCAGTAGACTTTGCGAATGAAATTGGCTATCCGATTATCGTTCGTCCGGCATACACACTCGGTGGTACAGGCGGCGGGATCTGCGCGAATGAGGAAGAATTGCTCGAGACGGTTGCTTCCGGTATCCGCTACAGCCCAATCAACCAATGTCTGATTGAGAAAAGTATTGCAGGGATGAAAGAAGTCGAATACGAGGTTATGCGCGATGCGAACGACAACTGTATCGTCGTATGTAACATGGAGAACTTCGACCCGGTTGGCGTACACACGGGTGATAGTATCGTCGTAGCGCCAAGCCAAACCCTATCTGACCGTGAATATCAAATGCTGCGTTCCGCATCGCTTAAGATCATCCGCGCACTCAATATCGAAGGTGGATGTAACGTGCAGTTCGCGCTTGACCCGCATAGCTTCCAATACTATGTCATCGAAGTGAATCCGCGTGTCAGCCGTTCATCGGCACTAGCTTCCAAGGCAACAGGTTATCCAATCGCAAAGATGGCAGCAAAAATCGCCGTCGGATATACATTAGATGAGATCGTTAACCCGGTTACGGGCCAAACGTATGCATGCTTCGAGCCAACCCTGGACTATATCGTAACGAAAATTCCACGCTGGCCGTTTGATAAATTTATCTCCGCGAACCGTAAGCTCGGTACGCAAATGAAAGCAACAGGCGAAGTCATGGCCATTGGCCGGACATTCGAGGAATCCATTCACAAAGCTGTTCGCTCGCTTGAAATTGGTGTGAACCGCATCTATCTGAAGGACGCGGAGTCACTGGATGAAGCAACATTGAACCTGCGTCTGGAGAAGCCGGACGATGAGCGCATGTTCTTGGTGGCAGAGGCGTTCCGCAGAGGTTATACACTGCAGCAAATTCAAGATTTAACGAAAATCGATTGGTGGTTCCTTGATAAAATCGAAGGCATCGTGAAGTTCGAGGCGTTGATCGCGCAAGAGACAAATCTCAGCTATGAGACTTTATATGAAGCGAAGCGCAAAGGATTCACCGACCGTTCGATCGCAGAGATCAGACGGAGTGCGAACCCAGAGCTGTCGATGACACAAGAAGCGGATGTACGCAGCTTCCGTCTATCGCACAACTTGAAGCCAGTCTACAAGATGGTAGATACGTGCGCAGCAGAGTTCGAAGCTACGACGCCATACTACTACTCAACATATGAGACAGAGAACGAAGTGATCGAGACGCCAAAAGAGAAGATCGTTGTCCTTGGATCGGGTCCAATCCGGATCGGTCAAGGGATTGAATTCGACTACTCGACAGTCCATGCGGTATGGGCGATCCAAAGCGCAGGTTACGAGGCGGTTATCATCAATAACAACCCTGAGACGGTATCGACGGACTTCAATACATCGGATCGACTCTACTTCGAGCCACTGTTCTTCGAAGATGTCATGAACGTCATTGAACAAGAGAAACCGGTTGGCGTTATCGTGCAATTCGGCGGTCAGACAGCGATTAACTTGGCAGCGCCACTATCCAAAGCAGGTGTTCGCATCCTTGGAACAAGCTTAGAGAGTATTGATGAGGCGGAAGACCGGAAGAAGTTCGAAGCGCTGCTATCCCGCTTGAATATTGCGCAGCCGCAAGGCAGCACAGTGACATCGGTAGATGAAGCAGTAGGCACGGCACAAGGCCTTGGCTATCCTGTGCTTGTACGTCCATCCTACGTCCTTGGCGGCCGTGCGATGGAGATCGTATACTCCGATGACGAGTTGCTCAACTACATGGAGCAAGCCGTGAAGATCAACCCGGATCATCCGGTCTTGATCGACCGTTACATGTTAGGTAAAGAAGTGGAAGTTGACGCGATCTGCGATGGCGAGACGGTATTGATCCCAGGAATCATGGAGCATATCGAACGCGCAGGGGTTCACTCGGGTGACTCGATCGCTGTATACCCTCCACAACATTTAGCGCCACACTTGAAACAACAAGTGATTGATATTACAATCAAGATTGCTAAAGAACTGAAAACGATCGGATTGGTCAACATCCAGTTCGTCATCTTCAAAGATCAAGTGTATGTGATCGAAGTGAATCCACGCTCATCCCGTACAGTACCATTCCTAAGTAAAGTAACAAGCATCCCGATGGCAAACCTCGCTACGAAGGCGATTCTTGGTACGAAGCTTGCGGATCTTGGTTATGTTGATGGATTATGGCCAGAGGATGAATATGTATCGGTGAAAGTACCGGTGTTCTCCTTCGCGAAGCTGCGCCGTGTCGAGCCGACGCTTGGACCGGAGATGAAGTCGACTGGGGAAGTTATGGGTCGCGATGTGAACTATGCAAAAGCATTGTACAAAGGTCTTGTGGGTTCAGGTATGAAGATTCCGCCTACAGGCGCGATCATCGCAACCGTGGCGGACAAAGACAAAGAAGAAGCGACAGAAATTCTACGCGGCTTCTACAATATGGGTTACAAAATCATCGCAACAGGCGGAACGGCAACGGCGCTTGAAAATGCGGGAATGATCGTAACGAACGTGAACAAGTTAAGCGAAGGCACGCCGAACATTCTAGATATGATTCGCAATGGACAGGCGCACTTTGTGGTGAATACATTGACCAAAGGGAAGACACCTGAGCGTGATGGATTCCGGATTCGCCGCGAAGCGGTTGAGAACGGCGTGGTATGTATGACATCGCTAGATACGGTAAGCGCATTGTTAGAGATGCTAGAGTCGATCAACTTCTCGACTCGCAACATGCCGGCATTCCACGGGCAATAA
- the pyrF gene encoding orotidine-5'-phosphate decarboxylase, translated as MSHRDEVAGRIMVALDYPNAQAARELLQQLQGIPCYMKVGMQLYYAEGPAFVRELKELGYKVFLDLKLHDIPNTVKSGANSITKLGVDMINVHAAGGVEMMAAAMQGVNEAIEENPALDKPIVIAVTQLTSTSQDMLNQEIGIAGSVADSVVSYAKFTKQAGLDGVVASPLEVEMIKEACGSEFKTITPGIRPAGSALGDQTRVMTPKQAFEQGTDFVVIGRPITTAANPREAIENIIEELI; from the coding sequence ATGAGTCACCGAGATGAAGTAGCAGGTCGCATTATGGTCGCGCTTGATTACCCGAATGCGCAAGCGGCGCGTGAGCTATTACAACAATTACAGGGGATTCCTTGTTATATGAAGGTGGGCATGCAGCTCTATTATGCTGAAGGTCCTGCATTCGTACGCGAGCTGAAAGAACTAGGCTACAAAGTATTCCTAGATTTAAAATTGCACGATATTCCGAATACAGTGAAGAGCGGTGCGAACAGCATTACGAAGCTTGGCGTGGACATGATCAATGTCCACGCAGCAGGCGGCGTCGAGATGATGGCGGCGGCAATGCAAGGTGTGAACGAGGCGATAGAAGAGAATCCTGCGCTGGACAAGCCTATCGTTATCGCTGTCACACAACTCACAAGTACCAGTCAGGACATGCTGAATCAGGAGATCGGTATCGCCGGATCGGTTGCGGATTCCGTTGTAAGCTATGCGAAATTCACGAAGCAAGCGGGGCTTGACGGAGTCGTAGCTTCACCGCTAGAAGTGGAAATGATTAAGGAGGCTTGCGGCAGCGAATTCAAGACGATTACCCCGGGTATTCGTCCTGCGGGCAGCGCGCTAGGCGATCAGACACGTGTGATGACGCCAAAGCAAGCTTTTGAACAAGGTACGGACTTTGTTGTGATCGGTCGTCCGATTACAACTGCTGCGAACCCGAGAGAAGCGATTGAGAACATTATTGAGGAGCTGATTTGA
- the pyrE gene encoding orotate phosphoribosyltransferase: MITLEQIPAQIAKHLLTIEAVALRPNQPFTWTSGIKSPIYCDNRLTMSFPEIRETIADGFAAIIRAQYPDAEVIAGTATAGIPHAAWVAQKLNLPMAYIRDKAKGHGKENLIEGVIKPGQKVVVIEDLISTGGSSLKAAVAVKEAGATPLGVLAIFSYQLDKATTAFEEAGIPLQTLSNYTALMDVAVELGYVQAEDLATLKAWREDPTSFGK, translated from the coding sequence GTGATTACATTGGAACAAATCCCTGCACAAATTGCGAAGCATCTACTTACGATTGAGGCGGTGGCTTTGCGGCCGAATCAGCCGTTCACATGGACTTCCGGTATCAAATCGCCGATCTACTGCGACAATCGCTTGACGATGTCGTTCCCAGAAATCCGTGAGACGATCGCAGATGGATTCGCTGCAATCATTCGTGCGCAGTACCCTGATGCTGAAGTGATTGCTGGAACGGCTACAGCCGGGATTCCGCATGCTGCATGGGTTGCACAGAAGCTGAACCTGCCGATGGCTTACATTCGCGACAAAGCGAAAGGTCATGGCAAAGAGAACTTGATCGAAGGCGTTATCAAACCGGGACAGAAGGTTGTTGTTATCGAAGACTTGATCTCGACTGGCGGAAGCTCGCTCAAAGCAGCCGTTGCCGTGAAAGAGGCTGGCGCAACACCACTTGGCGTCCTTGCGATTTTCAGCTATCAGCTGGATAAAGCGACGACCGCTTTTGAAGAAGCAGGCATTCCTCTTCAGACGTTATCCAACTATACTGCTCTAATGGATGTGGCAGTGGAGCTTGGTTATGTGCAAGCGGAAGATCTAGCAACATTAAAAGCATGGCGCGAAGATCCGACTTCGTTCGGGAAATAA
- a CDS encoding ABC transporter ATP-binding protein translates to MAWFRKRSVDTPDTTTDDATDYIEQVEEVVERSEEPPARLLDTEPILVVNQVERFFPVGNQQLHVLKGIQMEVQPGQLVMLRGRSGSGKTTLLNILGGLDQPSSGEVFFRGNPFHKWDDDKRTLARRMDIGFIFQAFALMPLLSAWENVELSLRMANVPKNEWKSRVEHCLDLVGLSKRMHHRPFELSGGEQQRVAIAKAIAHRPRLLLADEPTAELDSQMGAQIMAVFKNIIRTEQVSICMTTHDPTILEVADHVYEMVDGKFI, encoded by the coding sequence ATGGCTTGGTTCCGAAAACGATCTGTAGACACACCGGACACGACAACAGACGATGCAACAGATTACATAGAACAAGTAGAAGAAGTAGTAGAACGATCTGAGGAACCGCCTGCTAGATTGCTAGATACGGAGCCGATCCTCGTCGTGAATCAAGTGGAACGCTTTTTTCCCGTCGGGAATCAGCAGCTGCACGTCCTGAAGGGCATCCAAATGGAAGTCCAGCCAGGACAGCTTGTCATGCTCAGAGGAAGATCAGGTTCGGGGAAAACTACGCTGCTCAACATCCTAGGCGGGCTGGATCAGCCTTCGTCTGGCGAGGTTTTTTTCCGCGGGAACCCATTCCACAAGTGGGATGACGACAAACGTACACTAGCGCGTCGAATGGATATCGGCTTTATCTTTCAGGCGTTTGCACTCATGCCATTGCTATCTGCTTGGGAGAATGTTGAACTGTCGCTTCGTATGGCAAATGTGCCGAAGAATGAATGGAAGAGCCGCGTCGAGCATTGTCTCGATCTTGTTGGGCTGTCCAAACGTATGCATCACCGCCCATTTGAGCTATCGGGGGGAGAACAGCAGCGTGTTGCGATTGCGAAGGCGATTGCACACCGTCCGCGTCTCTTACTCGCAGATGAGCCAACGGCGGAGCTAGACTCCCAGATGGGAGCACAGATTATGGCCGTTTTTAAAAACATTATTCGAACAGAACAAGTGTCAATATGTATGACGACACACGATCCTACAATTTTGGAGGTTGCGGACCATGTCTATGAAATGGTTGACGGGAAATTCATCTAA